The following are from one region of the Dermacentor albipictus isolate Rhodes 1998 colony chromosome 5, USDA_Dalb.pri_finalv2, whole genome shotgun sequence genome:
- the LOC135909275 gene encoding torsin-2A-like isoform X1, producing the protein MGKKRLAITYPGYEPEYARSNSVPKKRLAITDTGHERNGKLMTKKCSRDIYRHRETASSSECLDRQWICMNSFWQAKWSTIPKRFVTRYIPVVWSFLQACVSLGCLFLVFLFFHPQCLDSSELQVEALNLTLQQHLVGQNIAINRTVTAIARYLNSSESAASVPLVLVYVGCSGCGKTYALSLIAKHYPHTEALVASHKIALARKTGNDLLHWLRYSLSSWRPNLIVIDDVDLGLDTVRPSPLDDSFSTQLEAVLSTWEKARVQRGQAVIFVLSLSGGGNVAEGFALKQIADVRKQETAEDIEKLIEAYRGMFPPWLRNAEIVPFLPLTKAHVKECLLRQLAEQTPKSRTKVLALSGGVDSLLEGFTLYPVDNPVFSKSGCKEVPIKIALGVL; encoded by the exons ATGGGGAAAAAACGATTGGCTATCACTTATCCAGGGTATGAGCCAGAGTACGCTCGTTCAA ACTCGGTGCCAAAAAAGCGCTTGGCGATTACTGATACCGGACACGAGCGGAATGGAAAGCTGATGACGAAGAAATGCTCCC GAGATATCTACCGCCATAGAGAAACAGCGTCATCATCGGAATGTTTAGACAGACAGTGGATCTGTATGAACAGTTTTTGGCAGGCCAAGTGGAGTACGATTCCGAAAAGATTCGTCACGCGCTACATACCCGTCGTCTGGTCGTTCCTACAAGCCTGCGTCTCGCTAGGTTGCCTTTTCCTGGTGTTCCTCTTCTTTCACCCGCAATGCCTCGACTCCAGTGAGCTGCAG GTGGAGGCACTTAACCTCACACTTCAGCAGCATCTTGTTGGCCAGAATATTGCCATAAACCGGACAGTGACTGCCATAGCACGCTATTTGAATAGCAGTGAATCTGCAGCATCAGTTCCACTTGTGCTTGTGTACGTTGGCTGCTCCGGGTGTGGAAAGACATACGCACTGTCACTAATAGCCAAGCACTATCCACATACTGAGGCTCTGGTTGCATCGCACAAGATAGCACTTGCACGCAAAACAGGAAACGACCTGTTACACTGGCTGCGGTACTCCTTGTCATCATGGCGGCCAAACCTTATTGTCATCGATGATGTCGACCTTGGGCTTGACACAGTGCGGCCTAGTCCACTGGATGATTCATTCAGCACACAGCTGGAGGCTGTTCTTTCAACTTGGGAAAAGGCAAGAGTGCAGAGAGGTCAAGCAGTGATCTTCGttctgtcactgagtggcggaGGTAATGTGGCAGAGGGCTTTGCGTTGAAGCAGATTGCTGATGTGCGCAAGCAGGAAACTGCAGAAGACATTGAAAAGCTTATTGAGGCATATCGTGGCATGTTTCCGCCGTGGTTAAGAAATGCAGAAATTGTGCCTTTTTTGCCCCTGACCAAGGCTCATGTAAAAGAATGCCTACTGAGGCAACTGGCAGAGCAAACACCAAAATCCCGAACCAAAGTACTGGCACTCTCTGGTGGTGTTGACAGTCTATTGGAAGGATTTACGTTGTACCCAGTGGACAATCCTGTCTTCTCAAAATCCGGTTGCAAGGAAGTGCCTATCAAGATTGCTTTGGGTGTACTCTGA
- the LOC135909275 gene encoding torsin-2A-like isoform X2 yields MTKKCSRDIYRHRETASSSECLDRQWICMNSFWQAKWSTIPKRFVTRYIPVVWSFLQACVSLGCLFLVFLFFHPQCLDSSELQVEALNLTLQQHLVGQNIAINRTVTAIARYLNSSESAASVPLVLVYVGCSGCGKTYALSLIAKHYPHTEALVASHKIALARKTGNDLLHWLRYSLSSWRPNLIVIDDVDLGLDTVRPSPLDDSFSTQLEAVLSTWEKARVQRGQAVIFVLSLSGGGNVAEGFALKQIADVRKQETAEDIEKLIEAYRGMFPPWLRNAEIVPFLPLTKAHVKECLLRQLAEQTPKSRTKVLALSGGVDSLLEGFTLYPVDNPVFSKSGCKEVPIKIALGVL; encoded by the exons ATGACGAAGAAATGCTCCC GAGATATCTACCGCCATAGAGAAACAGCGTCATCATCGGAATGTTTAGACAGACAGTGGATCTGTATGAACAGTTTTTGGCAGGCCAAGTGGAGTACGATTCCGAAAAGATTCGTCACGCGCTACATACCCGTCGTCTGGTCGTTCCTACAAGCCTGCGTCTCGCTAGGTTGCCTTTTCCTGGTGTTCCTCTTCTTTCACCCGCAATGCCTCGACTCCAGTGAGCTGCAG GTGGAGGCACTTAACCTCACACTTCAGCAGCATCTTGTTGGCCAGAATATTGCCATAAACCGGACAGTGACTGCCATAGCACGCTATTTGAATAGCAGTGAATCTGCAGCATCAGTTCCACTTGTGCTTGTGTACGTTGGCTGCTCCGGGTGTGGAAAGACATACGCACTGTCACTAATAGCCAAGCACTATCCACATACTGAGGCTCTGGTTGCATCGCACAAGATAGCACTTGCACGCAAAACAGGAAACGACCTGTTACACTGGCTGCGGTACTCCTTGTCATCATGGCGGCCAAACCTTATTGTCATCGATGATGTCGACCTTGGGCTTGACACAGTGCGGCCTAGTCCACTGGATGATTCATTCAGCACACAGCTGGAGGCTGTTCTTTCAACTTGGGAAAAGGCAAGAGTGCAGAGAGGTCAAGCAGTGATCTTCGttctgtcactgagtggcggaGGTAATGTGGCAGAGGGCTTTGCGTTGAAGCAGATTGCTGATGTGCGCAAGCAGGAAACTGCAGAAGACATTGAAAAGCTTATTGAGGCATATCGTGGCATGTTTCCGCCGTGGTTAAGAAATGCAGAAATTGTGCCTTTTTTGCCCCTGACCAAGGCTCATGTAAAAGAATGCCTACTGAGGCAACTGGCAGAGCAAACACCAAAATCCCGAACCAAAGTACTGGCACTCTCTGGTGGTGTTGACAGTCTATTGGAAGGATTTACGTTGTACCCAGTGGACAATCCTGTCTTCTCAAAATCCGGTTGCAAGGAAGTGCCTATCAAGATTGCTTTGGGTGTACTCTGA